In Callospermophilus lateralis isolate mCalLat2 chromosome 18, mCalLat2.hap1, whole genome shotgun sequence, one DNA window encodes the following:
- the LOC143383428 gene encoding cocaine esterase-like isoform X5, with protein MCLHRLSAWLILVAYGLLMLLIQGQGQDSVSPIRITHTGQVRGSLVHVKGTDAGVHTFLGIPFAKPPVGPLRFAAPEPPEPWSGVRDGTSHPAMCLQNADALNLEALNLGSTNLPPIPMSEDCLYLSIYAPAHAREGSNLPVMVWIHGGALVMGSASMCDGSILAAIENVLVVTIQYRLGVLGFFSTGDQHATGNWGYLDQVAALRWVQQNIAHFGGNPDRVTIFGESAGGTSVSSHVVSPMSQGLFHGAIMESGVALLPGLITSSSKVVSTAFSVIPAVVDGAFLPRHPQELLASADFQRVPSIIGVNNDEYGWLLPMLMGPPEIHKDLDRESMRAVLQKTSAQTMRLPAECADLLMEEYMGDNEDPHTLRLQFQEMMADFTFVMPALQVAHDQSSHAPVYFYEFQHRPSIFKNIKPPHVKADHGDEIIFVFGSFINGIRIELTEEEELLNRRMMKYWANFARNGNPNGEGLPHWPLFTQDQQYLQLDIQPAVGQALKAHRLQFWTKTLPQKIQELKEAEDKHTDL; from the exons ATGTGCCTGCATCGACTTTCTGCCTGGCTCATCCTCGTGGCCTATGGGCTCCTGATGCTCCTCATCCAGGGCCAGG GCCAGGACTCAGTCAGCCCCATCCGGATCACCCACACTGGGCAGGTGCGCGGCAGTCTTGTCCACGTGAAGGGCACCGATGCGGGTGTCCACACCTTCCTGGGAATTCCCTTTGCCAAGCCACCTGTAGGACCACTGCGCTTTGCAGCCCCTGAACCCCCTGAACCTTGGAGTGGTGTGAGGGATGGGACCTCCCACCCGGCCAT GTGTCTGCAAAATGCAGATGCATTGAATCTAGAGGCTCTGAATCTAGGGAGTACAAACTTGCCTCCCATCCCCATGTCAGAGGACTGCCTGTACCTCAGCATCTACGCGCCTGCACATGCCCGTGAGGGCTCTAACCTGCCT GTGATGGTCTGGATCCATGGTGGTGCCTTGGTGATGGGCTCAGCTTCCATGTGTGATGGTTCTATTCTGGCAGCCATTGAAAATGTACTGGTGGTCACTATCCAGTACCGCCTGGGAGTTCTGGGCTTCTTCAG CACTGGAGACCAGCATGCCACTGGCAACTGGGGCTACCTGGACCAAGTGGCTGCCCTACGCTGGGTCCAGCAGAATATCGCTCACTTTGGAGGCAACCCTGATCGGGTCACTATTTTTGGCGAGTCTGCAGGTGGCACTAGTGTGTCTTCACATGTGGTGTCTCCAATGTCCCAAGGACTCTTCCATGGTGCCATCATGGAGAGTGGGGTGGCCCTGCTGCCTGGCCTCATCACGAGCTCATCTAAAGTTGTCtccaca GCTTTCAGTGTCATTCCTGCTGTCGTGGATGGAGCCTTCCTACCCAGGCACCCCCAGGAGCTTCtggcctctgctgattttcaacgTGTTCCAAGCATCATTGGTGTCAACAATGATGAGTATGGCTGGCTCCTTCCCATG CTCATGGGCCCCCCTGAAATCCATAAAGATCTAGACAGAGAGTCCATGCGAGCTGTTCTACAGAAAACATCAGCACAGACG ATGAGGTTGCCTGCCGAATGTGCTGACCTATTGATGGAGGAGTACATGGGAGACAACGAGGACCCCCACACCCTCCGACTCCAGTTCCAGGAGATGATGGCAGACTTCACGTTTGTGATGCCTGCACTCCAAGTAGCACATGATCAGA GTTCCCATGCTCCTGTCTACTTCTATGAGTTCCAGCATCGTCCCAGCATCTTCAAGAATATCAAGCCACCACATGTGAAGGCTGACCATGGTGATGAAATCATCTTTGTTTTTGGATCCTTCATCAATGGCATTAGAA TTGAGCTcactgaggaggaggagctgctgaACAGGAGGATGATGAAGTACTGGGCCAACTTTGCTCGAAATGG GAACCCCAACGGAGAGGGCCTGCCCCACTGGCCACTGTTCACCCAGGACCAGCAGTACCTGCAGCTGGACATCCAGCCTGCTGTGGGCCAGGCCCTGAAGGCACACAGGCTGCAGTTCTGGACCAAGACCCTGCCTCAGAAGATCCAGGAGCTAAAGGAGGCTGAGGACAAGCACACAGATCTCTAG
- the LOC143383428 gene encoding cocaine esterase-like isoform X4, with the protein MCLHRLSAWLILVAYGLLMLLIQGQGQDSVSPIRITHTGQVRGSLVHVKGTDAGVHTFLGIPFAKPPVGPLRFAAPEPPEPWSGVRDGTSHPAMCLQNADALNLEALNLGSTNLPPIPMSEDCLYLSIYAPAHAREGSNLPVMVWIHGGALVMGSASMCDGSILAAIENVLVVTIQYRLGVLGFFSTGDQHATGNWGYLDQVAALRWVQQNIAHFGGNPDRVTIFGESAGGTSVSSHVVSPMSQGLFHGAIMESGVALLPGLITSSSKVVSTMVAHLSACGQVESEALVSCLRGKSEQEMLTVTKAFSVIPAVVDGAFLPRHPQELLASADFQRVPSIIGVNNDEYGWLLPMLMGPPEIHKDLDRESMRAVLQKTSAQTVRLLGLPAECADLLMEEYMGDNEDPHTLRLQFQEMMADFTFVMPALQVAHDQSSHAPVYFYEFQHRPSIFKNIKPPHVKADHVELTEEEELLNRRMMKYWANFARNGNPNGEGLPHWPLFTQDQQYLQLDIQPAVGQALKAHRLQFWTKTLPQKIQELKEAEDKHTDL; encoded by the exons ATGTGCCTGCATCGACTTTCTGCCTGGCTCATCCTCGTGGCCTATGGGCTCCTGATGCTCCTCATCCAGGGCCAGG GCCAGGACTCAGTCAGCCCCATCCGGATCACCCACACTGGGCAGGTGCGCGGCAGTCTTGTCCACGTGAAGGGCACCGATGCGGGTGTCCACACCTTCCTGGGAATTCCCTTTGCCAAGCCACCTGTAGGACCACTGCGCTTTGCAGCCCCTGAACCCCCTGAACCTTGGAGTGGTGTGAGGGATGGGACCTCCCACCCGGCCAT GTGTCTGCAAAATGCAGATGCATTGAATCTAGAGGCTCTGAATCTAGGGAGTACAAACTTGCCTCCCATCCCCATGTCAGAGGACTGCCTGTACCTCAGCATCTACGCGCCTGCACATGCCCGTGAGGGCTCTAACCTGCCT GTGATGGTCTGGATCCATGGTGGTGCCTTGGTGATGGGCTCAGCTTCCATGTGTGATGGTTCTATTCTGGCAGCCATTGAAAATGTACTGGTGGTCACTATCCAGTACCGCCTGGGAGTTCTGGGCTTCTTCAG CACTGGAGACCAGCATGCCACTGGCAACTGGGGCTACCTGGACCAAGTGGCTGCCCTACGCTGGGTCCAGCAGAATATCGCTCACTTTGGAGGCAACCCTGATCGGGTCACTATTTTTGGCGAGTCTGCAGGTGGCACTAGTGTGTCTTCACATGTGGTGTCTCCAATGTCCCAAGGACTCTTCCATGGTGCCATCATGGAGAGTGGGGTGGCCCTGCTGCCTGGCCTCATCACGAGCTCATCTAAAGTTGTCtccaca ATGGTGGCCCACCTGTCTGCCTGTGGGCAAGTAGAGTCAGAGGCCCTGGTGAGCTGCCTGCGGGGCAAGAGTGAACAGGAAATGCTGACTGTTACCAAG GCTTTCAGTGTCATTCCTGCTGTCGTGGATGGAGCCTTCCTACCCAGGCACCCCCAGGAGCTTCtggcctctgctgattttcaacgTGTTCCAAGCATCATTGGTGTCAACAATGATGAGTATGGCTGGCTCCTTCCCATG CTCATGGGCCCCCCTGAAATCCATAAAGATCTAGACAGAGAGTCCATGCGAGCTGTTCTACAGAAAACATCAGCACAGACGGTAAGACTTCTGGG GTTGCCTGCCGAATGTGCTGACCTATTGATGGAGGAGTACATGGGAGACAACGAGGACCCCCACACCCTCCGACTCCAGTTCCAGGAGATGATGGCAGACTTCACGTTTGTGATGCCTGCACTCCAAGTAGCACATGATCAGA GTTCCCATGCTCCTGTCTACTTCTATGAGTTCCAGCATCGTCCCAGCATCTTCAAGAATATCAAGCCACCACATGTGAAGGCTGACCATG TTGAGCTcactgaggaggaggagctgctgaACAGGAGGATGATGAAGTACTGGGCCAACTTTGCTCGAAATGG GAACCCCAACGGAGAGGGCCTGCCCCACTGGCCACTGTTCACCCAGGACCAGCAGTACCTGCAGCTGGACATCCAGCCTGCTGTGGGCCAGGCCCTGAAGGCACACAGGCTGCAGTTCTGGACCAAGACCCTGCCTCAGAAGATCCAGGAGCTAAAGGAGGCTGAGGACAAGCACACAGATCTCTAG
- the LOC143383428 gene encoding cocaine esterase-like isoform X1: MCLHRLSAWLILVAYGLLMLLIQGQGQDSVSPIRITHTGQVRGSLVHVKGTDAGVHTFLGIPFAKPPVGPLRFAAPEPPEPWSGVRDGTSHPAMCLQNADALNLEALNLGSTNLPPIPMSEDCLYLSIYAPAHAREGSNLPVMVWIHGGALVMGSASMCDGSILAAIENVLVVTIQYRLGVLGFFSTGDQHATGNWGYLDQVAALRWVQQNIAHFGGNPDRVTIFGESAGGTSVSSHVVSPMSQGLFHGAIMESGVALLPGLITSSSKVVSTMVAHLSACGQVESEALVSCLRGKSEQEMLTVTKAFSVIPAVVDGAFLPRHPQELLASADFQRVPSIIGVNNDEYGWLLPMLMGPPEIHKDLDRESMRAVLQKTSAQTVRLLGLPAECADLLMEEYMGDNEDPHTLRLQFQEMMADFTFVMPALQVAHDQSSHAPVYFYEFQHRPSIFKNIKPPHVKADHGDEIIFVFGSFINGIRIELTEEEELLNRRMMKYWANFARNGNPNGEGLPHWPLFTQDQQYLQLDIQPAVGQALKAHRLQFWTKTLPQKIQELKEAEDKHTDL, translated from the exons ATGTGCCTGCATCGACTTTCTGCCTGGCTCATCCTCGTGGCCTATGGGCTCCTGATGCTCCTCATCCAGGGCCAGG GCCAGGACTCAGTCAGCCCCATCCGGATCACCCACACTGGGCAGGTGCGCGGCAGTCTTGTCCACGTGAAGGGCACCGATGCGGGTGTCCACACCTTCCTGGGAATTCCCTTTGCCAAGCCACCTGTAGGACCACTGCGCTTTGCAGCCCCTGAACCCCCTGAACCTTGGAGTGGTGTGAGGGATGGGACCTCCCACCCGGCCAT GTGTCTGCAAAATGCAGATGCATTGAATCTAGAGGCTCTGAATCTAGGGAGTACAAACTTGCCTCCCATCCCCATGTCAGAGGACTGCCTGTACCTCAGCATCTACGCGCCTGCACATGCCCGTGAGGGCTCTAACCTGCCT GTGATGGTCTGGATCCATGGTGGTGCCTTGGTGATGGGCTCAGCTTCCATGTGTGATGGTTCTATTCTGGCAGCCATTGAAAATGTACTGGTGGTCACTATCCAGTACCGCCTGGGAGTTCTGGGCTTCTTCAG CACTGGAGACCAGCATGCCACTGGCAACTGGGGCTACCTGGACCAAGTGGCTGCCCTACGCTGGGTCCAGCAGAATATCGCTCACTTTGGAGGCAACCCTGATCGGGTCACTATTTTTGGCGAGTCTGCAGGTGGCACTAGTGTGTCTTCACATGTGGTGTCTCCAATGTCCCAAGGACTCTTCCATGGTGCCATCATGGAGAGTGGGGTGGCCCTGCTGCCTGGCCTCATCACGAGCTCATCTAAAGTTGTCtccaca ATGGTGGCCCACCTGTCTGCCTGTGGGCAAGTAGAGTCAGAGGCCCTGGTGAGCTGCCTGCGGGGCAAGAGTGAACAGGAAATGCTGACTGTTACCAAG GCTTTCAGTGTCATTCCTGCTGTCGTGGATGGAGCCTTCCTACCCAGGCACCCCCAGGAGCTTCtggcctctgctgattttcaacgTGTTCCAAGCATCATTGGTGTCAACAATGATGAGTATGGCTGGCTCCTTCCCATG CTCATGGGCCCCCCTGAAATCCATAAAGATCTAGACAGAGAGTCCATGCGAGCTGTTCTACAGAAAACATCAGCACAGACGGTAAGACTTCTGGG GTTGCCTGCCGAATGTGCTGACCTATTGATGGAGGAGTACATGGGAGACAACGAGGACCCCCACACCCTCCGACTCCAGTTCCAGGAGATGATGGCAGACTTCACGTTTGTGATGCCTGCACTCCAAGTAGCACATGATCAGA GTTCCCATGCTCCTGTCTACTTCTATGAGTTCCAGCATCGTCCCAGCATCTTCAAGAATATCAAGCCACCACATGTGAAGGCTGACCATGGTGATGAAATCATCTTTGTTTTTGGATCCTTCATCAATGGCATTAGAA TTGAGCTcactgaggaggaggagctgctgaACAGGAGGATGATGAAGTACTGGGCCAACTTTGCTCGAAATGG GAACCCCAACGGAGAGGGCCTGCCCCACTGGCCACTGTTCACCCAGGACCAGCAGTACCTGCAGCTGGACATCCAGCCTGCTGTGGGCCAGGCCCTGAAGGCACACAGGCTGCAGTTCTGGACCAAGACCCTGCCTCAGAAGATCCAGGAGCTAAAGGAGGCTGAGGACAAGCACACAGATCTCTAG
- the LOC143383428 gene encoding cocaine esterase-like isoform X3 yields the protein MCLHRLSAWLILVAYGLLMLLIQGQGQDSVSPIRITHTGQVRGSLVHVKGTDAGVHTFLGIPFAKPPVGPLRFAAPEPPEPWSGVRDGTSHPAMCLQNADALNLEALNLGSTNLPPIPMSEDCLYLSIYAPAHAREGSNLPVMVWIHGGALVMGSASMCDGSILAAIENVLVVTIQYRLGVLGFFSTGDQHATGNWGYLDQVAALRWVQQNIAHFGGNPDRVTIFGESAGGTSVSSHVVSPMSQGLFHGAIMESGVALLPGLITSSSKVVSTMVAHLSACGQVESEALVSCLRGKSEQEMLTVTKAFSVIPAVVDGAFLPRHPQELLASADFQRVPSIIGVNNDEYGWLLPMLMGPPEIHKDLDRESMRAVLQKTSMRLPAECADLLMEEYMGDNEDPHTLRLQFQEMMADFTFVMPALQVAHDQSSHAPVYFYEFQHRPSIFKNIKPPHVKADHGDEIIFVFGSFINGIRIELTEEEELLNRRMMKYWANFARNGNPNGEGLPHWPLFTQDQQYLQLDIQPAVGQALKAHRLQFWTKTLPQKIQELKEAEDKHTDL from the exons ATGTGCCTGCATCGACTTTCTGCCTGGCTCATCCTCGTGGCCTATGGGCTCCTGATGCTCCTCATCCAGGGCCAGG GCCAGGACTCAGTCAGCCCCATCCGGATCACCCACACTGGGCAGGTGCGCGGCAGTCTTGTCCACGTGAAGGGCACCGATGCGGGTGTCCACACCTTCCTGGGAATTCCCTTTGCCAAGCCACCTGTAGGACCACTGCGCTTTGCAGCCCCTGAACCCCCTGAACCTTGGAGTGGTGTGAGGGATGGGACCTCCCACCCGGCCAT GTGTCTGCAAAATGCAGATGCATTGAATCTAGAGGCTCTGAATCTAGGGAGTACAAACTTGCCTCCCATCCCCATGTCAGAGGACTGCCTGTACCTCAGCATCTACGCGCCTGCACATGCCCGTGAGGGCTCTAACCTGCCT GTGATGGTCTGGATCCATGGTGGTGCCTTGGTGATGGGCTCAGCTTCCATGTGTGATGGTTCTATTCTGGCAGCCATTGAAAATGTACTGGTGGTCACTATCCAGTACCGCCTGGGAGTTCTGGGCTTCTTCAG CACTGGAGACCAGCATGCCACTGGCAACTGGGGCTACCTGGACCAAGTGGCTGCCCTACGCTGGGTCCAGCAGAATATCGCTCACTTTGGAGGCAACCCTGATCGGGTCACTATTTTTGGCGAGTCTGCAGGTGGCACTAGTGTGTCTTCACATGTGGTGTCTCCAATGTCCCAAGGACTCTTCCATGGTGCCATCATGGAGAGTGGGGTGGCCCTGCTGCCTGGCCTCATCACGAGCTCATCTAAAGTTGTCtccaca ATGGTGGCCCACCTGTCTGCCTGTGGGCAAGTAGAGTCAGAGGCCCTGGTGAGCTGCCTGCGGGGCAAGAGTGAACAGGAAATGCTGACTGTTACCAAG GCTTTCAGTGTCATTCCTGCTGTCGTGGATGGAGCCTTCCTACCCAGGCACCCCCAGGAGCTTCtggcctctgctgattttcaacgTGTTCCAAGCATCATTGGTGTCAACAATGATGAGTATGGCTGGCTCCTTCCCATG CTCATGGGCCCCCCTGAAATCCATAAAGATCTAGACAGAGAGTCCATGCGAGCTGTTCTACAGAAAACATCA ATGAGGTTGCCTGCCGAATGTGCTGACCTATTGATGGAGGAGTACATGGGAGACAACGAGGACCCCCACACCCTCCGACTCCAGTTCCAGGAGATGATGGCAGACTTCACGTTTGTGATGCCTGCACTCCAAGTAGCACATGATCAGA GTTCCCATGCTCCTGTCTACTTCTATGAGTTCCAGCATCGTCCCAGCATCTTCAAGAATATCAAGCCACCACATGTGAAGGCTGACCATGGTGATGAAATCATCTTTGTTTTTGGATCCTTCATCAATGGCATTAGAA TTGAGCTcactgaggaggaggagctgctgaACAGGAGGATGATGAAGTACTGGGCCAACTTTGCTCGAAATGG GAACCCCAACGGAGAGGGCCTGCCCCACTGGCCACTGTTCACCCAGGACCAGCAGTACCTGCAGCTGGACATCCAGCCTGCTGTGGGCCAGGCCCTGAAGGCACACAGGCTGCAGTTCTGGACCAAGACCCTGCCTCAGAAGATCCAGGAGCTAAAGGAGGCTGAGGACAAGCACACAGATCTCTAG
- the LOC143383428 gene encoding cocaine esterase-like isoform X2: protein MCLHRLSAWLILVAYGLLMLLIQGQGQDSVSPIRITHTGQVRGSLVHVKGTDAGVHTFLGIPFAKPPVGPLRFAAPEPPEPWSGVRDGTSHPAMCLQNADALNLEALNLGSTNLPPIPMSEDCLYLSIYAPAHAREGSNLPVMVWIHGGALVMGSASMCDGSILAAIENVLVVTIQYRLGVLGFFSTGDQHATGNWGYLDQVAALRWVQQNIAHFGGNPDRVTIFGESAGGTSVSSHVVSPMSQGLFHGAIMESGVALLPGLITSSSKVVSTMVAHLSACGQVESEALVSCLRGKSEQEMLTVTKAFSVIPAVVDGAFLPRHPQELLASADFQRVPSIIGVNNDEYGWLLPMLMGPPEIHKDLDRESMRAVLQKTSAQTMRLPAECADLLMEEYMGDNEDPHTLRLQFQEMMADFTFVMPALQVAHDQSSHAPVYFYEFQHRPSIFKNIKPPHVKADHGDEIIFVFGSFINGIRIELTEEEELLNRRMMKYWANFARNGNPNGEGLPHWPLFTQDQQYLQLDIQPAVGQALKAHRLQFWTKTLPQKIQELKEAEDKHTDL, encoded by the exons ATGTGCCTGCATCGACTTTCTGCCTGGCTCATCCTCGTGGCCTATGGGCTCCTGATGCTCCTCATCCAGGGCCAGG GCCAGGACTCAGTCAGCCCCATCCGGATCACCCACACTGGGCAGGTGCGCGGCAGTCTTGTCCACGTGAAGGGCACCGATGCGGGTGTCCACACCTTCCTGGGAATTCCCTTTGCCAAGCCACCTGTAGGACCACTGCGCTTTGCAGCCCCTGAACCCCCTGAACCTTGGAGTGGTGTGAGGGATGGGACCTCCCACCCGGCCAT GTGTCTGCAAAATGCAGATGCATTGAATCTAGAGGCTCTGAATCTAGGGAGTACAAACTTGCCTCCCATCCCCATGTCAGAGGACTGCCTGTACCTCAGCATCTACGCGCCTGCACATGCCCGTGAGGGCTCTAACCTGCCT GTGATGGTCTGGATCCATGGTGGTGCCTTGGTGATGGGCTCAGCTTCCATGTGTGATGGTTCTATTCTGGCAGCCATTGAAAATGTACTGGTGGTCACTATCCAGTACCGCCTGGGAGTTCTGGGCTTCTTCAG CACTGGAGACCAGCATGCCACTGGCAACTGGGGCTACCTGGACCAAGTGGCTGCCCTACGCTGGGTCCAGCAGAATATCGCTCACTTTGGAGGCAACCCTGATCGGGTCACTATTTTTGGCGAGTCTGCAGGTGGCACTAGTGTGTCTTCACATGTGGTGTCTCCAATGTCCCAAGGACTCTTCCATGGTGCCATCATGGAGAGTGGGGTGGCCCTGCTGCCTGGCCTCATCACGAGCTCATCTAAAGTTGTCtccaca ATGGTGGCCCACCTGTCTGCCTGTGGGCAAGTAGAGTCAGAGGCCCTGGTGAGCTGCCTGCGGGGCAAGAGTGAACAGGAAATGCTGACTGTTACCAAG GCTTTCAGTGTCATTCCTGCTGTCGTGGATGGAGCCTTCCTACCCAGGCACCCCCAGGAGCTTCtggcctctgctgattttcaacgTGTTCCAAGCATCATTGGTGTCAACAATGATGAGTATGGCTGGCTCCTTCCCATG CTCATGGGCCCCCCTGAAATCCATAAAGATCTAGACAGAGAGTCCATGCGAGCTGTTCTACAGAAAACATCAGCACAGACG ATGAGGTTGCCTGCCGAATGTGCTGACCTATTGATGGAGGAGTACATGGGAGACAACGAGGACCCCCACACCCTCCGACTCCAGTTCCAGGAGATGATGGCAGACTTCACGTTTGTGATGCCTGCACTCCAAGTAGCACATGATCAGA GTTCCCATGCTCCTGTCTACTTCTATGAGTTCCAGCATCGTCCCAGCATCTTCAAGAATATCAAGCCACCACATGTGAAGGCTGACCATGGTGATGAAATCATCTTTGTTTTTGGATCCTTCATCAATGGCATTAGAA TTGAGCTcactgaggaggaggagctgctgaACAGGAGGATGATGAAGTACTGGGCCAACTTTGCTCGAAATGG GAACCCCAACGGAGAGGGCCTGCCCCACTGGCCACTGTTCACCCAGGACCAGCAGTACCTGCAGCTGGACATCCAGCCTGCTGTGGGCCAGGCCCTGAAGGCACACAGGCTGCAGTTCTGGACCAAGACCCTGCCTCAGAAGATCCAGGAGCTAAAGGAGGCTGAGGACAAGCACACAGATCTCTAG